One window from the genome of Anopheles merus strain MAF chromosome 3R, AmerM5.1, whole genome shotgun sequence encodes:
- the LOC121596847 gene encoding restin homolog isoform X5 — protein sequence METEANAPEPAPPAANGEETSTPVQPPAPANGGAGVVVVGGSGIQPPKVRALPKPSGIRPPTANLHGGSTTSLASTSSQLTAAPSTTSSSAGAAATRIGRLCTGHTPPKAGPPPPEPKLPTTFDSKMRRPSDSDYNKTHLPDVDEESETDLAFERPISARSSHSPDSGFRSSRSDRKTSSASTGSDVYWEATGRRRSSDQGAVLTADTDSFIIGQRVWVGGIRPGQIAYIGETHFAPGEWAGVVLDEPNGKNDGSVAGKRYFQCEAKKGVFSRLTRLTREPLANAGGGGGDSTASTPLDASFRSLTSPARSGTVSPTHSVQSYASKSPAMAGKAASLNVGDRVIVSSGFGSRPGMLKFIGETQFASGTWCGVQLDEASGKNDGTVDGVRYFECPAKYGIFVPIAKVTLSPSARKTSSRLSRANSKESLNSLATMSSIATTATSRLRMSAQDVLREKQNHIEQLMQEREIDREETANQSIMYQKNIQQLKEKVTLLEKSLADEKRRNEDLQFSVDEATFCGEELNAQTQVFKEKIADLEAQLAAGGAAGTPNEPTQPGVPPEEINAVRAELNAEIDKLKAEILAKDQKLHLTEELKRSLENEIQNLHEKVADAERAAASKLSALTISEECLKEQINYLEHRVDEQSDQLTVKDAELEKLYLALKNAESEQEERLAALQDELRSKKDLLAERDQQVQLLEQTAEELRADVRQRDLKTVELESDLRAKLQEQGTSSSKLALKLSELEVALVEVNASKTHLERDLTNATQTIKVLEEDRSVKEKAAQEVQSKLTASEAALQTEIAARQEQESLAQKLQRDLQSLATSGESSAALLAAKQEELSNQAIQLQELEAEKVKVQQELTSLQQKFEQSRTEHEQLIAEVHALADAERNTIAELRKQLQTSEQENLAKDKQLEESEVLVSALQNELKELNVSKVSLNQELTAIKASFADKDGTLANILQEKTDLEKQLEESKQELASKVKQLEEDLRNRADTLRKELEMSASTAQQQLSAKQEEVTQLSQAREELQKQLEAAQQQMKDVSDKMKLAEDTIATQTNESQSLNQQLSSLRSELSSRDEQLAKLNASLTESVAREEAGGKKLGEAVEQYGKLEIEHADLRRKMDALEQKSAQVQQQKLDLERELDLQRSSTLDSNSELAKLTDELKAKQRALDELRDSYDTLKIETERRADESAQAHAALQEQVERVRQEMQQISDQKIIQENELNTELRKIKELAEQEQDNLVRTIAELKVSFEQERQRIDSEHVVELAKSVSEREQQMAAMKSELEGALGELKAQLEDTRTESKKLQELNETAVRAAKEQEESLQKQLQQSREESSTLQQRLDELRQSMEQGSQDLTVQIDQKAQRIVELEQELDEQRTLQQKRSAEVAEMVAKLEENGKSYAEMLQQLQESYTQIEALKKAKSESEEACQQVQQRLQDLNSSYSEMEEEQVDLVSREETLRKELAQLQEQMQQAAGEQKERYDAVVSKNEELLKQLESTSSAKGATETELIALKQELETKSTSLGELHAKVEELNAQLQTKATLEQQVQSLEQSVSAKDASILDLSGKVEHLQKQITSSDAKIVEKEEELKQLQTASATKETQLKDLQQQLEAMQKTLTDSTELSKRTAAETSELLAALEKSRTTVKEQEDRQKEQQRRIAELETKLAAQATQFDKLLDRKKSAETEYSHRTHDLSQKLLELESAKKQEIDELQQRLDELMQRVETQVSEAAQTVSSKRAVEKRQHELECAKKDLELRETELQLANRRLEKDNEQLRSQLVLKESELTKLAKAATAAATAADNSGSVPNRGVSVTSESKEDDSGAQIDFLNSIIVDMQRKNEKLTLRIQALESTSADSHNMSFDIQKRKPAPRVFCDICDEFDLHETEDCPKQCSDSPPESLKHPSDGKERKVPPPRKYCESCEVFGHEIGECPDDETY from the exons TACCTACGACATTCGACAGTAAAATGAGACGACCGAGCGATTCCGACTATAACAAAACACATCTGCCAG ATGTGGACGAAGAAAGCGAAACCGATCTGGCGTTCGAGCGGCCCATCTCCGCCAGATCGTCCCACTCGCCGGACTCTGGGTTCCGGAGCAGTCGCTCCGATCGTAAGACTTCCA GCGCCTCCACCGGCTCCGACGTGTACTGGGAGGCCACCGGAAGGCGTAGAAGCTCAG ATCAGGGCGCAGTGCTGACGGCGGACACGGACAGCTTCATCATCGGGCAGCGCGTCTGGGTCGGCGGCATCCGCCCGGGCCAGATTGCGTACATCGGCGAGACACACTTTGCGCCGGGCGAATGGGCCGGCGTCGTGCTGGACGAGCCGAACGGCAAGAACGATGGGTCGGTCGCCGGCAAGCGCTACTTCCAGTGCGAAGCGAAGAAGGGCGTCTTTTCGCGCCTGACGCGCCTAACGCGCGAACCGCTGGCGAATgcgggcggtggcggcggtgacTCGACCGCCTCCACGCCGCTCGATGCGAGCTTCCGGTCGCTGACGTCACCGGCCCGGTCCGGCACCGTTTCGCCCACGCACAGCGTCCAGAGCTATGCCAGCAAATCGCCAGCGATGGCCGGAA AGGCCGCCTCACTGAACGTCGGCGACCGGGTGATCGTCTCGTCCGGGTTCGGGTCGCGCCCGGGCATGCTGAAGTTTATCGGCGAAACGCAGTTCGCCAGCGGCACCTGGTGCGGCGTCCAGCTGGACGAGGCGAGCGGCAAGAACGACGGCACGGTGGACGGTGTCAG ATACTTCGAGTGTCCGGCCAAGTACGGCATCTTTGTGCCGATTGCCAAGGTGACGCTGTCGCCGTCGGCCCGCAAAACCTCATCCCGGCTGTCCCGGGCCAACTCGAAGGAGTCGCTCAACTCGCTGGCCACGATGAGCTCGATCGCGACCACGGCCACCTCCCGGCTCCGGATGAGCGCACAG GATGTCCTACGGGAGAAACAGAATCACATCGAGCAGCTAATGCAGGAGCGGGAAATCGATCGCGAGGAAACAGCCAACCAATCGATTATGTACCAGAAGAACATCCAACAG CTGAAGGAAAAGGTGACCCTGCTGGAAAAATCGCTCGCCGACGAGAAGCGCCGCAACGAGGACCTACAGTTCAGCGTGGACGAAGCAACGTTCTGCGGCGAAGAGCTAAAC GCTCAAACACAAGTGTTCAAAGAAAAAATAGCCGATTTGGAGGCACAGCTGGCGGCTGGCGGAGCTGCAGGAACGCCCAACGAGCCAACACAGCCAGGAGTACCACCAGAAGAAATCAACG CCGTTCGGGCAGAGCTGAACGCCGAAATCGATAAGCTGAAGGCGGAAATACTTGCCAAGGATCAGAAGCTGCATCTGACTGAAGAGTTGAAGCGTTCGCTCGAGAACGAGATCCAGAACCTGCACGAGAAGGTGGCCGATGCGGAGCGAGCCGCTGCCAGCAAACTCTCCGCACTCACGATCAGCGAAGAGTGCCTGAAGGAGCAGATCAACTACCTCGAGCACCGGGTGGACGAGCAGAGCGACCAGCTCACGGTGAAGGATGCCGAGCTGGAGAAACTGTATCTGGCGCTCAAGAATGCCGAAAGTGAGCAGGAAGAGCGGCTGGCCGCCCTGCAGGATGAGTTGCGCTCCAAGAAGGATCTGCTGGCCGAGCGGGACCAACAAGTGCAGCTGCTCGAGCAAACGGCGGAGGAGCTGCGGGCCGATGTGCGGCAGCGCGACCTGAAGACGGTGGAGCTGGAAAGTGACCTTAGGGCGAAGCTACAGGAACAGGGTACCTCCAGCAGCAAGTTGGCGTTGAAGCTGTCCGAGCTGGAGGTGGCGCTTGTGGAGGTGAATGCTTCCAAGACCCACCTCGAGCGGGACCTCACGAACGCAACGCAGACAATCAAGGTGCTTGAGGAGGACCGCAGTGTGAAGGAAAAGGCGGCCCAGGAAGTGCAATCGAAGCTAACTGCGAGTGAAGCGGCACTGCAGACGGAAATCGCTGCACGACAGGAGCAAGAATCGCTGGCGCAAAAGCTGCAGCGCGATCTGCAATCGCTTGCAACAAGCGGTGAGAGTAGTGCGGCACTGCTGGCCGCAAAGCAGGAGGAACTGTCCAATCAGGCCATACAGCTGCAAGAGCTCGAGGCGGAGAAGGTCAAGGTGCAGCAGGAGCTGACCTCACTGCAGCAAAAGTTCGAACAATCGCGCACCGAGCATGAGCAGCTGATAGCGGAGGTGCATGCTCTTGCCGATGCGGAACGGAACACTATTGCCGAGCTGCGCAAGCAATTGCAAACTTCAGAACAGGAAAACCTTGCCAAAGACAAACAGCTGGAGGAGAGCGAGGTGCTCGTGAGTGCGCTCCAGAACGAGCTGAAGGAACTGAACGTCTCCAAGGTCAGCCTAAACCAGGAGCTGACGGCAATAAAGGCCAGCTTTGCGGACAAGGACGGTACGCTGGCGAACATCTTGCAAGAGAAGACAGATTTGGAGAAGCAGCTGGAAGAAAGTAAACAGGAGCTGGCATCGAAGGTGAAGCAGCTTGAGGAGGATCTGCGCAATCGTGCAGATACTTTGCGTAAAGAGCTCGAGATGAGTGCGTCAACTGCGCAACAGCAGCTGAGCGCAAAACAGGAAGAGGTAACGCAGCTGTCGCAGGCTAGAGAAGAGCTTCAGAAGCAACTCGAAGCTGCACAGCAGCAGATGAAGGATGTATCCGATAAGATGAAGCTGGCAGAAGACACGATTGCGACCCAAACGAACGAATCGCAATCCCTCAACCAGCAGCTCTCCTCTCTTCGCTCCGAGTTGAGTTCGAGGGATGAGCAGCTCGCCAAGCTCAACGCTTCTCTCACCGAAAGTGTGGCCCGCGAGGAAGCAGGTGGAAAGAAATTGGGCGAAGCGGTAGAGCAGTACGGCAAGCTTGAAATCGAACACGCCGACCTGCGTCGAAAGATGGACGCGCTGGAGCAAAAGTCCGCTCAGGTCCAACAGCAGAAGCTGGACCTCGAGCGGGAGCTCGATTTGCAACGCTCCAGCACGctcgactccaactccgagcTGGCAAAGCTCACGGACGAGCTGAAGGCGAAGCAGCGCGCACTGGACGAGCTGCGCGATAGTTACGATACGCTGAAAATTGAAACCGAACGGCGGGCGGATGAGAGTGCCCAGGCGCACGCAGCACTACAGGAGCAGGTGGAACGCGTGCGGCAAGAGATGCAGCAAATTTCCGACCAGAAGATCATCCAGGAGAACGAGCTCAACACGGAGCTGCGCAAGATTAAAGAGCTGGCCGAGCAGGAGCAGGACAATCTGGTGCGCACGATAGCGGAGTTGAAGGTGAGCTTCGAGCAGGAGCGACAACGCATTGACAGTGAGCATGTGGTCGAGCTGGCAAAGAGCGTGTCGGAGCGCGAGCAGCAAATGGCAGCTATGAAGAGTGAGCTTGAGGGCGCTCTCGGAGAGCTAAAGGCACAGCTCGAGGACACACGAACTGAGAGCAAAAAGCTACAAGAACTCAACGAAACTGCTGTTCGTGCTGCAAAGGAGCAGGAAGAGTCGCTTCAAAAGCAGCTACAGCAGAGCCGGGAAGAGTCCAGCACGCTGCAGCAACGGCTGGACGAGCTGCGGCAGTCGATGGAACAGGGCAGCCAGGACCTCACCGTACAGATCGACCAGAAAGCTCAGCGTATCGTTGAGCTCGAGCAGGAGCTGGACGAGCAGCGAACTCTGCAGCAGAAACGATCGGCCGAAGTGGCTGAGATGGTCGCAAAGCTCGAGGAAAACGGCAAATCGTATGCGGAAATGTTGCAACAGCTTCAAGAAAGCTACACCCAAATTGAAGCGCTGAAAAAGGCAAAATCGGAATCGGAGGAAGCTTGCCAGCAAGTGCAACAGCGGTTGCAAGACCTGAACAGCTCGTACAGCGAGATGGAAGAGGAGCAGGTCGATCTCGTGAGTCGCGAGGAGACATTGCGCAAGGAGCTGGCGCAGCTGCAAGAACAGATGCAGCAGGCTGCGGGCGAGCAGAAGGAACGGTATGATGCGGTTGTAAGCAAAAACGAGGAGCTGTTGAAACAGCTCGAGTCTACCTCTTCGGCCAAGGGAGCCACAGAAACTGAGCTTATTGCGCTCAAACAAGAGCTTGAGACCAAATCCACCTCTCTGGGTGAGCTGCACGCAAAGGTTGAGGAACTAAACGCTCAGTTGCAAACGAAGGCAACGCTGGAGCAACAGGTACAAAGTCTGGAGCAATCGGTTTCTGCCAAAGATGCGTCTATACTCGACCTTTCCGGCAAGGTGGAACACCTACAAAAGCAAATCACATCGAGCGATGCCAAAATTGttgaaaaagaggaagaacTTAAGCAGCTCCAGACAGCAAGTGCTACCAAGGAGACACAGCTAAAAGATCTACAGCAACAGCTAGAAGCGATGCAGAAAACTCTCACCGACAGCACAGAGCTCAGCAAACGCACCGCCGCAGAAACGAGCGAGCTGCTGGCAGCGCTGGAAAAGTCCCGCACCACCGTAAAAGAGCAGGAAGACCGACAgaaggagcagcagcggcgtaTCGCCGAACTGGAAACCAAGCTCGCCGCGCAAGCGACCCAGTTCGATAAGCTGCTCGATCGGAAGAAATCCGCCGAAACGGAGTACTCGCACCGTACGCACGACCTTTCCCAGAagctgctcgagctggagAGTGCCAAAAAGCAGGAGATCGACGAGCTGCAGCAACGGCTGGACGAGCTGATGCAGCGCGTCGAAACGCAGGTGTCCGAAGCGGCTCAAACCGTCAGCAGCAAGCGGGCGGTGGAGAAGCGCCAGCATGAGCTCGAGTGCGCCAAGAAGGATCTGGAGCTGCGCGAAACCGAACTGCAGCTGGCGAACCGTCGGCTCGAGAAGGACAACGAGCAGCTTCGCTCGCAGCTCGTCCTGAAGGAGAGTGAGCTGACGAAGCTGGCAAAGGCGGCCACTGCCGCAGCAACGGCAGCCGACAATTCTGGCAGCGTTCCGAACCGGGGGGTTAGCGTCACGAGCGAGTCTAAGGAAGACGATTCCGGAGCACAGATCGATTTCCTCAACTCGATCATCGTTGATATGCAGCGAAAGAATGAGAAGCTAACGCTGCGGATACAGGCGCTCGAGTCGACCAGTGCGGATAG TCACAACATGAGCTTTGATATTCAGAAACGTAAGCCGGCGCCGCGCGTGTTCTGTGACATCTGCGACGAGTTTGATCTGCACGAAACCGAGGACTGCCCGAAGCAGTGCTCCGACAGTCCGCCGGAATCGCTGAAGCATCCCTCGGACGGCAAGGAGCGCAAGGTGCCACCGCCAAGGAAGTACTGCGAAAGCTGCGAAG TGTTTGGTCATGAAATTGGCGAGTGTCCGGACGACGAGACGTACTAA
- the LOC121596847 gene encoding restin homolog isoform X1, which yields METEANAPEPAPPAANGEETSTPVQPPAPANGGAGVVVVGGSGIQPPKVRALPKPSGIRPPTANLHGGSTTSLASTSSQLTAAPSTTSSSAGAAATRIGRLCTGHTPPKAGPPPPEPKLPTTFDSKMRRPSDSDYNKTHLPDVDEESETDLAFERPISARSSHSPDSGFRSSRSDRKTSSASTGSDVYWEATGRRRSSDQGAVLTADTDSFIIGQRVWVGGIRPGQIAYIGETHFAPGEWAGVVLDEPNGKNDGSVAGKRYFQCEAKKGVFSRLTRLTREPLANAGGGGGDSTASTPLDASFRSLTSPARSGTVSPTHSVQSYASKSPAMAGKAASLNVGDRVIVSSGFGSRPGMLKFIGETQFASGTWCGVQLDEASGKNDGTVDGVRYFECPAKYGIFVPIAKVTLSPSARKTSSRLSRANSKESLNSLATMSSIATTATSRLRMSAQRKSTVSAVPSTPKSSFSLQDVLREKQNHIEQLMQEREIDREETANQSIMYQKNIQQLKEKVTLLEKSLADEKRRNEDLQFSVDEATFCGEELNGKIQNSVRAQTQVFKEKIADLEAQLAAGGAAGTPNEPTQPGVPPEEINAVRAELNAEIDKLKAEILAKDQKLHLTEELKRSLENEIQNLHEKVADAERAAASKLSALTISEECLKEQINYLEHRVDEQSDQLTVKDAELEKLYLALKNAESEQEERLAALQDELRSKKDLLAERDQQVQLLEQTAEELRADVRQRDLKTVELESDLRAKLQEQGTSSSKLALKLSELEVALVEVNASKTHLERDLTNATQTIKVLEEDRSVKEKAAQEVQSKLTASEAALQTEIAARQEQESLAQKLQRDLQSLATSGESSAALLAAKQEELSNQAIQLQELEAEKVKVQQELTSLQQKFEQSRTEHEQLIAEVHALADAERNTIAELRKQLQTSEQENLAKDKQLEESEVLVSALQNELKELNVSKVSLNQELTAIKASFADKDGTLANILQEKTDLEKQLEESKQELASKVKQLEEDLRNRADTLRKELEMSASTAQQQLSAKQEEVTQLSQAREELQKQLEAAQQQMKDVSDKMKLAEDTIATQTNESQSLNQQLSSLRSELSSRDEQLAKLNASLTESVAREEAGGKKLGEAVEQYGKLEIEHADLRRKMDALEQKSAQVQQQKLDLERELDLQRSSTLDSNSELAKLTDELKAKQRALDELRDSYDTLKIETERRADESAQAHAALQEQVERVRQEMQQISDQKIIQENELNTELRKIKELAEQEQDNLVRTIAELKVSFEQERQRIDSEHVVELAKSVSEREQQMAAMKSELEGALGELKAQLEDTRTESKKLQELNETAVRAAKEQEESLQKQLQQSREESSTLQQRLDELRQSMEQGSQDLTVQIDQKAQRIVELEQELDEQRTLQQKRSAEVAEMVAKLEENGKSYAEMLQQLQESYTQIEALKKAKSESEEACQQVQQRLQDLNSSYSEMEEEQVDLVSREETLRKELAQLQEQMQQAAGEQKERYDAVVSKNEELLKQLESTSSAKGATETELIALKQELETKSTSLGELHAKVEELNAQLQTKATLEQQVQSLEQSVSAKDASILDLSGKVEHLQKQITSSDAKIVEKEEELKQLQTASATKETQLKDLQQQLEAMQKTLTDSTELSKRTAAETSELLAALEKSRTTVKEQEDRQKEQQRRIAELETKLAAQATQFDKLLDRKKSAETEYSHRTHDLSQKLLELESAKKQEIDELQQRLDELMQRVETQVSEAAQTVSSKRAVEKRQHELECAKKDLELRETELQLANRRLEKDNEQLRSQLVLKESELTKLAKAATAAATAADNSGSVPNRGVSVTSESKEDDSGAQIDFLNSIIVDMQRKNEKLTLRIQALESTSADSHNMSFDIQKRKPAPRVFCDICDEFDLHETEDCPKQCSDSPPESLKHPSDGKERKVPPPRKYCESCEVFGHEIGECPDDETY from the exons TACCTACGACATTCGACAGTAAAATGAGACGACCGAGCGATTCCGACTATAACAAAACACATCTGCCAG ATGTGGACGAAGAAAGCGAAACCGATCTGGCGTTCGAGCGGCCCATCTCCGCCAGATCGTCCCACTCGCCGGACTCTGGGTTCCGGAGCAGTCGCTCCGATCGTAAGACTTCCA GCGCCTCCACCGGCTCCGACGTGTACTGGGAGGCCACCGGAAGGCGTAGAAGCTCAG ATCAGGGCGCAGTGCTGACGGCGGACACGGACAGCTTCATCATCGGGCAGCGCGTCTGGGTCGGCGGCATCCGCCCGGGCCAGATTGCGTACATCGGCGAGACACACTTTGCGCCGGGCGAATGGGCCGGCGTCGTGCTGGACGAGCCGAACGGCAAGAACGATGGGTCGGTCGCCGGCAAGCGCTACTTCCAGTGCGAAGCGAAGAAGGGCGTCTTTTCGCGCCTGACGCGCCTAACGCGCGAACCGCTGGCGAATgcgggcggtggcggcggtgacTCGACCGCCTCCACGCCGCTCGATGCGAGCTTCCGGTCGCTGACGTCACCGGCCCGGTCCGGCACCGTTTCGCCCACGCACAGCGTCCAGAGCTATGCCAGCAAATCGCCAGCGATGGCCGGAA AGGCCGCCTCACTGAACGTCGGCGACCGGGTGATCGTCTCGTCCGGGTTCGGGTCGCGCCCGGGCATGCTGAAGTTTATCGGCGAAACGCAGTTCGCCAGCGGCACCTGGTGCGGCGTCCAGCTGGACGAGGCGAGCGGCAAGAACGACGGCACGGTGGACGGTGTCAG ATACTTCGAGTGTCCGGCCAAGTACGGCATCTTTGTGCCGATTGCCAAGGTGACGCTGTCGCCGTCGGCCCGCAAAACCTCATCCCGGCTGTCCCGGGCCAACTCGAAGGAGTCGCTCAACTCGCTGGCCACGATGAGCTCGATCGCGACCACGGCCACCTCCCGGCTCCGGATGAGCGCACAG AGGAAATCCACGGTCAGCGCTGTGCCCTCGACACCGAAATCTTCCTTTTCGCTTCAG GATGTCCTACGGGAGAAACAGAATCACATCGAGCAGCTAATGCAGGAGCGGGAAATCGATCGCGAGGAAACAGCCAACCAATCGATTATGTACCAGAAGAACATCCAACAG CTGAAGGAAAAGGTGACCCTGCTGGAAAAATCGCTCGCCGACGAGAAGCGCCGCAACGAGGACCTACAGTTCAGCGTGGACGAAGCAACGTTCTGCGGCGAAGAGCTAAAC ggaaaaattcaaaattcagTACGC GCTCAAACACAAGTGTTCAAAGAAAAAATAGCCGATTTGGAGGCACAGCTGGCGGCTGGCGGAGCTGCAGGAACGCCCAACGAGCCAACACAGCCAGGAGTACCACCAGAAGAAATCAACG CCGTTCGGGCAGAGCTGAACGCCGAAATCGATAAGCTGAAGGCGGAAATACTTGCCAAGGATCAGAAGCTGCATCTGACTGAAGAGTTGAAGCGTTCGCTCGAGAACGAGATCCAGAACCTGCACGAGAAGGTGGCCGATGCGGAGCGAGCCGCTGCCAGCAAACTCTCCGCACTCACGATCAGCGAAGAGTGCCTGAAGGAGCAGATCAACTACCTCGAGCACCGGGTGGACGAGCAGAGCGACCAGCTCACGGTGAAGGATGCCGAGCTGGAGAAACTGTATCTGGCGCTCAAGAATGCCGAAAGTGAGCAGGAAGAGCGGCTGGCCGCCCTGCAGGATGAGTTGCGCTCCAAGAAGGATCTGCTGGCCGAGCGGGACCAACAAGTGCAGCTGCTCGAGCAAACGGCGGAGGAGCTGCGGGCCGATGTGCGGCAGCGCGACCTGAAGACGGTGGAGCTGGAAAGTGACCTTAGGGCGAAGCTACAGGAACAGGGTACCTCCAGCAGCAAGTTGGCGTTGAAGCTGTCCGAGCTGGAGGTGGCGCTTGTGGAGGTGAATGCTTCCAAGACCCACCTCGAGCGGGACCTCACGAACGCAACGCAGACAATCAAGGTGCTTGAGGAGGACCGCAGTGTGAAGGAAAAGGCGGCCCAGGAAGTGCAATCGAAGCTAACTGCGAGTGAAGCGGCACTGCAGACGGAAATCGCTGCACGACAGGAGCAAGAATCGCTGGCGCAAAAGCTGCAGCGCGATCTGCAATCGCTTGCAACAAGCGGTGAGAGTAGTGCGGCACTGCTGGCCGCAAAGCAGGAGGAACTGTCCAATCAGGCCATACAGCTGCAAGAGCTCGAGGCGGAGAAGGTCAAGGTGCAGCAGGAGCTGACCTCACTGCAGCAAAAGTTCGAACAATCGCGCACCGAGCATGAGCAGCTGATAGCGGAGGTGCATGCTCTTGCCGATGCGGAACGGAACACTATTGCCGAGCTGCGCAAGCAATTGCAAACTTCAGAACAGGAAAACCTTGCCAAAGACAAACAGCTGGAGGAGAGCGAGGTGCTCGTGAGTGCGCTCCAGAACGAGCTGAAGGAACTGAACGTCTCCAAGGTCAGCCTAAACCAGGAGCTGACGGCAATAAAGGCCAGCTTTGCGGACAAGGACGGTACGCTGGCGAACATCTTGCAAGAGAAGACAGATTTGGAGAAGCAGCTGGAAGAAAGTAAACAGGAGCTGGCATCGAAGGTGAAGCAGCTTGAGGAGGATCTGCGCAATCGTGCAGATACTTTGCGTAAAGAGCTCGAGATGAGTGCGTCAACTGCGCAACAGCAGCTGAGCGCAAAACAGGAAGAGGTAACGCAGCTGTCGCAGGCTAGAGAAGAGCTTCAGAAGCAACTCGAAGCTGCACAGCAGCAGATGAAGGATGTATCCGATAAGATGAAGCTGGCAGAAGACACGATTGCGACCCAAACGAACGAATCGCAATCCCTCAACCAGCAGCTCTCCTCTCTTCGCTCCGAGTTGAGTTCGAGGGATGAGCAGCTCGCCAAGCTCAACGCTTCTCTCACCGAAAGTGTGGCCCGCGAGGAAGCAGGTGGAAAGAAATTGGGCGAAGCGGTAGAGCAGTACGGCAAGCTTGAAATCGAACACGCCGACCTGCGTCGAAAGATGGACGCGCTGGAGCAAAAGTCCGCTCAGGTCCAACAGCAGAAGCTGGACCTCGAGCGGGAGCTCGATTTGCAACGCTCCAGCACGctcgactccaactccgagcTGGCAAAGCTCACGGACGAGCTGAAGGCGAAGCAGCGCGCACTGGACGAGCTGCGCGATAGTTACGATACGCTGAAAATTGAAACCGAACGGCGGGCGGATGAGAGTGCCCAGGCGCACGCAGCACTACAGGAGCAGGTGGAACGCGTGCGGCAAGAGATGCAGCAAATTTCCGACCAGAAGATCATCCAGGAGAACGAGCTCAACACGGAGCTGCGCAAGATTAAAGAGCTGGCCGAGCAGGAGCAGGACAATCTGGTGCGCACGATAGCGGAGTTGAAGGTGAGCTTCGAGCAGGAGCGACAACGCATTGACAGTGAGCATGTGGTCGAGCTGGCAAAGAGCGTGTCGGAGCGCGAGCAGCAAATGGCAGCTATGAAGAGTGAGCTTGAGGGCGCTCTCGGAGAGCTAAAGGCACAGCTCGAGGACACACGAACTGAGAGCAAAAAGCTACAAGAACTCAACGAAACTGCTGTTCGTGCTGCAAAGGAGCAGGAAGAGTCGCTTCAAAAGCAGCTACAGCAGAGCCGGGAAGAGTCCAGCACGCTGCAGCAACGGCTGGACGAGCTGCGGCAGTCGATGGAACAGGGCAGCCAGGACCTCACCGTACAGATCGACCAGAAAGCTCAGCGTATCGTTGAGCTCGAGCAGGAGCTGGACGAGCAGCGAACTCTGCAGCAGAAACGATCGGCCGAAGTGGCTGAGATGGTCGCAAAGCTCGAGGAAAACGGCAAATCGTATGCGGAAATGTTGCAACAGCTTCAAGAAAGCTACACCCAAATTGAAGCGCTGAAAAAGGCAAAATCGGAATCGGAGGAAGCTTGCCAGCAAGTGCAACAGCGGTTGCAAGACCTGAACAGCTCGTACAGCGAGATGGAAGAGGAGCAGGTCGATCTCGTGAGTCGCGAGGAGACATTGCGCAAGGAGCTGGCGCAGCTGCAAGAACAGATGCAGCAGGCTGCGGGCGAGCAGAAGGAACGGTATGATGCGGTTGTAAGCAAAAACGAGGAGCTGTTGAAACAGCTCGAGTCTACCTCTTCGGCCAAGGGAGCCACAGAAACTGAGCTTATTGCGCTCAAACAAGAGCTTGAGACCAAATCCACCTCTCTGGGTGAGCTGCACGCAAAGGTTGAGGAACTAAACGCTCAGTTGCAAACGAAGGCAACGCTGGAGCAACAGGTACAAAGTCTGGAGCAATCGGTTTCTGCCAAAGATGCGTCTATACTCGACCTTTCCGGCAAGGTGGAACACCTACAAAAGCAAATCACATCGAGCGATGCCAAAATTGttgaaaaagaggaagaacTTAAGCAGCTCCAGACAGCAAGTGCTACCAAGGAGACACAGCTAAAAGATCTACAGCAACAGCTAGAAGCGATGCAGAAAACTCTCACCGACAGCACAGAGCTCAGCAAACGCACCGCCGCAGAAACGAGCGAGCTGCTGGCAGCGCTGGAAAAGTCCCGCACCACCGTAAAAGAGCAGGAAGACCGACAgaaggagcagcagcggcgtaTCGCCGAACTGGAAACCAAGCTCGCCGCGCAAGCGACCCAGTTCGATAAGCTGCTCGATCGGAAGAAATCCGCCGAAACGGAGTACTCGCACCGTACGCACGACCTTTCCCAGAagctgctcgagctggagAGTGCCAAAAAGCAGGAGATCGACGAGCTGCAGCAACGGCTGGACGAGCTGATGCAGCGCGTCGAAACGCAGGTGTCCGAAGCGGCTCAAACCGTCAGCAGCAAGCGGGCGGTGGAGAAGCGCCAGCATGAGCTCGAGTGCGCCAAGAAGGATCTGGAGCTGCGCGAAACCGAACTGCAGCTGGCGAACCGTCGGCTCGAGAAGGACAACGAGCAGCTTCGCTCGCAGCTCGTCCTGAAGGAGAGTGAGCTGACGAAGCTGGCAAAGGCGGCCACTGCCGCAGCAACGGCAGCCGACAATTCTGGCAGCGTTCCGAACCGGGGGGTTAGCGTCACGAGCGAGTCTAAGGAAGACGATTCCGGAGCACAGATCGATTTCCTCAACTCGATCATCGTTGATATGCAGCGAAAGAATGAGAAGCTAACGCTGCGGATACAGGCGCTCGAGTCGACCAGTGCGGATAG TCACAACATGAGCTTTGATATTCAGAAACGTAAGCCGGCGCCGCGCGTGTTCTGTGACATCTGCGACGAGTTTGATCTGCACGAAACCGAGGACTGCCCGAAGCAGTGCTCCGACAGTCCGCCGGAATCGCTGAAGCATCCCTCGGACGGCAAGGAGCGCAAGGTGCCACCGCCAAGGAAGTACTGCGAAAGCTGCGAAG TGTTTGGTCATGAAATTGGCGAGTGTCCGGACGACGAGACGTACTAA